The following are encoded together in the Triticum dicoccoides isolate Atlit2015 ecotype Zavitan chromosome 6B, WEW_v2.0, whole genome shotgun sequence genome:
- the LOC119321460 gene encoding wall-associated receptor kinase 3-like, producing the protein MIPYFTGLGIGLVASGSSIILLLVLAAPFIARKVKLNTANKFKRRLFKQNHGLLLQQLISQKTDFGERMIISLLDLEKATNNFDRTREAGGGGHGVLYKGILDLQVVAIKKSKIVVQREIDDFINEVAILSQINHQNVVKLIGCCLEREVPLLVYEFISNGTLDHHLHIEGPMSLSWDDRTRIALEVARALSYLHSAASMPIYHRDIKSSNILLDDNLTANVSDFGASRYIPIDKTGVTTAVQRTIGYLDPMYYYTGGLTDKSDVLSFGVLLVELLTRKKSCMYRSGGDGVGLISHLISLLAEGNLDELIDPQVTEEGDGEVQELAMLAAMCINLKGEERPTMREVEMKLENLRASISVAPDAAATRRYDRGQTGSVCMPTEGVVVEASRQYTMEEEILLSARYPR; encoded by the coding sequence ATGATACCATATTTTACAGGTTTGGGCATAGGTCTTGTTGCTAGTGGCAGCTCGATCATTTTACTTTTAGTGCTCGCCGCCCCGTTTATAGCACGCAAAGTGAAGTTAAATACGGCAAACAAATTCAAAAGAAGATTGTTCAAGCAAAATCATGGGTTGCTATTGCAACAACTAATATCCCAGAAAACAGATTTTGGTGAAAGGATGATCATTTCTTTGTTGGATCTAGAGAAGGCCACAAACAATTTTGACAGAACCCGTGAGGCCGGCGGCGGAGGCCACGGTGTTTTGTATAAAGGAATTTTAGACCTACAGGTTGTCGCCATCAAGAAATCCAAGATCGTCGTACAGAGAGAAATTGATGACTTCATAAACGAGGTTGCAATTCTTTCTCAAATCAATCATCAAAATGTTGTGAAACTAATCGGATGTTGTCTTGAGAGAGAAGTCCCCTTACTGGTTTatgagttcatttcaaatggtaCTCTTGATCACCATCTTCATATTGAAGGCCCGATGTCACTGTCATGGGATGATCGAACAAGGATTGCGCTGGAAGTTGCTAGGGCTCTGTCTTATCTTCATTCGGCTGCTTCGATGCCAATTTATCATAGGGATATTAAATCATCCAACATACTTCTAGATGACAATTTGACAGCAAATGTATCAGATTTTGGAGCTTCGAGGTACATTCCAATTGACAAAACGGGGGTGACTACAGCTGTGCAAAGAACAATAGGTTACTTAGACCCTATGTACTATTATACTGGCGGCCTAACAGACAAGAGTGATGTTTTAAGTTTTGGTGTTTTGCTTGTTGAACTCCTAACTAGAAAAAAGTCATGCATGTACCGTAGTGGCGGCGACGGTGTTGGTCTTATTTCACATTTGATTTCGCTACTCGCAGAAGGCAATCTTGATGAGTTAATTGATCCCCAAGTTACGGAAGAGGGAGATGGAGAAGTCCAGGAATTAGCTATGCTAGCAGCAATGTGCATAAACTTGAAGGGAGAAGAGCGGCCTACAATGAGGGAAGTGGAGATGAAACTTGAAAATCTGAGAGCTAGCATATCTGTGGCACCTGATGCTGCTGCAACAAGGAGATACGACAGGGGTCAAACTGGATCTGTATGCATGCCAACTGAAGGAGTTGTTGTGGAAGCAAGCAGGCAATACACTATGGAGGAAGAAATACTCTTGTCTGCAAGGTATCCGCGATGA